In a genomic window of Glaciimonas sp. PCH181:
- a CDS encoding PilT/PilU family type 4a pilus ATPase, translating into MAMDRLFRLMQEKGASDMFLTTNSAIHLKIKGDLVPINQQKMDKTTIQVLLEEVIPDSRLLALERDRELNMGLSISGVGSFRLSAFKQRNSISAVIRYIPFDIPPFEDLGLPSVLTELITRKRGLLLIVGACGSGKSTTIASMLNHRNKTQAGHILTLEDPIEFLFKNELSIVNQRELGTDTENLDIALKNALRQAPDCILIGEIRDKETMSAALAYAQSGHLVVSTLHANNSYRALNRVISFFPLENRSTLLEDLASTLTAIVSQRLVNTTDDKRTPAVEIMLNTRHISELMEEGKISHIKDAMEKSMAPGSQTFEQALMKLIEDGVITQDEALSQADSPTNLYWLINNHTPMTQKATEPEPEKIAPVSYTEFTLNL; encoded by the coding sequence ATGGCAATGGATCGCTTGTTTCGCCTCATGCAGGAAAAGGGTGCATCGGACATGTTCCTGACCACTAACTCTGCTATTCATCTGAAGATAAAGGGCGATTTAGTCCCGATTAATCAGCAAAAAATGGATAAAACAACTATCCAGGTGCTGCTGGAAGAAGTTATCCCCGACTCTCGTTTGTTAGCGCTAGAGCGCGACAGAGAGCTAAACATGGGCTTGTCCATCAGTGGCGTCGGTAGTTTTCGGTTATCAGCATTCAAACAACGCAATAGTATTTCAGCCGTCATTCGCTACATCCCTTTCGATATTCCACCTTTTGAAGATTTAGGCTTGCCGTCGGTCTTAACCGAACTAATTACCCGCAAACGCGGTTTGTTATTGATAGTCGGCGCTTGCGGATCTGGTAAATCGACCACGATTGCCTCGATGCTGAACCATCGCAACAAAACGCAAGCAGGACATATTCTGACGCTGGAAGACCCGATTGAATTCTTATTCAAGAACGAACTCTCCATCGTCAATCAGCGTGAACTTGGCACAGACACAGAAAATCTCGACATCGCCCTGAAAAATGCGCTGCGACAAGCGCCCGACTGCATATTGATAGGCGAAATCCGCGACAAAGAAACAATGTCTGCAGCACTCGCCTATGCTCAGTCAGGGCATTTGGTCGTCTCGACCCTGCACGCCAACAATAGTTACCGCGCATTAAATCGTGTAATTAGCTTTTTCCCTTTAGAAAATCGTTCGACGCTGCTGGAAGATCTGGCATCCACATTAACCGCCATCGTTTCGCAACGATTGGTCAACACAACCGACGACAAACGTACGCCAGCGGTTGAAATTATGCTGAATACCCGTCATATCTCTGAGTTGATGGAAGAAGGAAAAATCAGTCACATCAAAGATGCGATGGAAAAAAGTATGGCACCAGGTTCGCAGACGTTTGAACAGGCGCTGATGAAGTTGATCGAGGATGGCGTCATCACTCAGGACGAAGCGCTCTCTCAGGCAGATTCGCCGACTAATCTGTATTGGCTGATCAATAATCACACACCGATGACGCAAAAAGCCACGGAACCGGAGCCAGAAAAAATTGCGCCGGTTAGCTACACTGAATTCACGCTGAATTTGTAA
- the prmB gene encoding 50S ribosomal protein L3 N(5)-glutamine methyltransferase, producing MNNTFHTIRDLLRFAVTRFNTEGLFFGHGSSNALDEAAYLILHTLKLPLDKIEPFFDARLLPHEVSAVLNVIERRSVGRVPAAYITQEAWLGEYRFYVDERVIVPRSFIAELIPEFFSPWVQNPAKVANILELCTGSGCLPIMLADAFGNAHVDTADISADALAVARRNVDDYDLQDRITLIESDLYTNVPDKKYDLIVTNPPYVNSGSMDKLPKEYLAEPQIALAGGEDGMDLVRTIVAGAKQRLTKNGVLIVEIGNERAFAEAAFPDLEMTWVSTSAGDDMVFLLTADQLP from the coding sequence ATGAACAACACTTTCCATACCATCCGCGACTTACTGCGCTTTGCCGTTACGCGTTTTAACACCGAAGGCTTATTTTTTGGCCACGGCAGCAGCAATGCGCTCGACGAAGCTGCCTATCTGATCCTGCACACTTTAAAACTGCCACTGGATAAAATTGAACCGTTTTTTGATGCGCGCTTGTTGCCGCATGAAGTTTCTGCCGTACTAAACGTGATCGAAAGACGCAGCGTCGGACGCGTCCCTGCCGCTTACATCACGCAAGAAGCCTGGCTAGGAGAATACCGGTTTTATGTCGATGAACGGGTGATCGTGCCCCGTTCTTTTATCGCCGAATTGATTCCAGAATTTTTCTCGCCATGGGTACAAAACCCAGCCAAAGTCGCCAACATTCTGGAACTTTGCACAGGTTCCGGGTGCTTGCCGATTATGTTGGCCGATGCTTTTGGCAATGCCCATGTTGACACCGCCGATATCTCCGCCGATGCACTGGCAGTGGCGCGTCGCAACGTTGACGACTACGACTTGCAAGATCGCATCACGTTGATTGAGTCCGATCTGTACACCAATGTCCCCGACAAGAAATATGACCTGATCGTCACCAATCCACCGTATGTTAATTCCGGATCGATGGACAAACTACCTAAGGAATATCTGGCCGAACCGCAAATTGCTTTGGCCGGTGGCGAAGATGGTATGGACTTAGTGCGTACAATCGTGGCTGGTGCTAAACAGCGTTTAACCAAAAATGGTGTCTTGATTGTCGAAATCGGTAACGAGCGCGCTTTTGCTGAAGCCGCCTTCCCGGATCTCGAAATGACCTGGGTATCGACCAGTGCTGGCGATGATATGGTGTTTTTACTCACTGCCGATCAACTCCCATAA
- a CDS encoding ArsC family reductase encodes MAITLYGIPNCDTVKKARTWLEDQEIAYTFHNFKKDGVTPELINTWLADIAWDVLVNRKGTIWRNLTEQRRASITDGVSAMPLMMELPSVIKRPVLFTGKNTYVGFSDALYQQIFNQ; translated from the coding sequence ATGGCAATTACTCTTTACGGCATTCCCAACTGCGACACAGTCAAAAAAGCCCGCACGTGGCTTGAAGACCAGGAAATCGCTTACACATTCCATAATTTCAAAAAAGACGGTGTCACGCCTGAATTAATCAATACCTGGCTTGCCGATATTGCCTGGGATGTGCTGGTGAACCGCAAGGGCACCATTTGGCGTAATCTGACTGAGCAGCGGCGCGCTAGCATTACTGACGGCGTCAGCGCGATGCCATTGATGATGGAACTGCCTTCCGTCATCAAACGGCCTGTGCTATTTACAGGCAAGAACACTTATGTTGGATTTTCCGACGCGCTTTATCAACAGATTTTTAATCAATAA
- the dapE gene encoding succinyl-diaminopimelate desuccinylase gives MSNNAVSKTLALTEELISLSSVTPQDKGCQDRLIELLSPLGFVCETIQSGDVTNLWARKGTAQPLLVFAGHTDVVPTGPREDWQSDPFLPSYRDGKLYGRGAADMKTSIAAMVVAVEEFTLAHPDHAGSIAFLITSDEEGPATDGTVVVCEKLKARGVQLDYCIVGEPTSSGELGDMIKNGRRGTMSGKLIVKGVQGHIAYPHLAKNPIHLAVPALTELAAEKWDEANEYYLPTSWQMSNIHGGTGASNVIPGEVVIDFNFRFSTASTVESLQQRVHAILDKHALDYKLAWTIGGRPFLTPRGTLSTALAAAIKTETGIDTELSTTGGTSDGRFIAQICPQVIEFGPPNGSIHKIDEHIEVRFIDPLKNIYRRTLENLLTTQSESTSK, from the coding sequence ATGTCAAACAACGCCGTCAGCAAAACCCTCGCACTCACTGAAGAACTGATTTCCCTCTCGTCCGTTACGCCCCAGGATAAAGGTTGCCAGGATCGCCTGATCGAACTGCTCTCGCCGCTCGGCTTTGTGTGCGAAACGATTCAGTCCGGTGATGTCACCAATTTGTGGGCACGCAAAGGCACAGCACAACCGCTGCTGGTGTTTGCCGGCCATACCGATGTAGTGCCAACCGGCCCACGTGAAGACTGGCAATCGGATCCTTTTTTGCCTAGTTATCGCGATGGCAAGCTCTACGGTCGCGGTGCTGCCGATATGAAAACCTCGATTGCCGCGATGGTGGTGGCTGTTGAAGAATTTACGCTCGCCCATCCGGATCACGCGGGATCTATCGCATTTTTGATTACCAGCGATGAAGAAGGCCCTGCAACCGACGGCACAGTCGTCGTCTGCGAGAAGTTAAAAGCACGCGGTGTCCAACTGGATTATTGCATCGTCGGTGAACCGACTTCGAGCGGCGAACTCGGCGATATGATTAAAAACGGTCGTCGCGGCACCATGTCGGGAAAGTTGATTGTGAAAGGCGTGCAAGGACATATCGCCTATCCGCACCTCGCCAAAAATCCGATTCATCTGGCAGTACCGGCACTGACCGAACTGGCAGCGGAAAAGTGGGACGAGGCAAATGAATACTACTTACCGACATCCTGGCAAATGTCGAACATTCACGGCGGCACTGGCGCGTCAAACGTGATTCCGGGCGAAGTGGTGATCGACTTCAACTTCCGCTTTTCAACGGCTAGCACTGTCGAATCCTTGCAGCAACGTGTGCATGCGATTCTGGATAAACATGCGCTGGATTACAAACTAGCCTGGACGATAGGCGGCAGGCCATTTTTGACACCACGCGGCACGTTGAGCACCGCGCTGGCAGCAGCAATCAAAACAGAAACCGGCATCGACACTGAATTATCGACCACCGGCGGCACGTCGGACGGACGCTTTATCGCGCAAATATGCCCGCAAGTCATCGAATTTGGACCGCCGAATGGCAGTATTCACAAAATCGACGAGCACATTGAAGTACGTTTCATTGACCCGCTGAAAAACATTTACCGTCGCACGCTAGAAAATTTGCTGACGACTCAATCTGAGTCAACTAGCAAATAA
- the dapD gene encoding 2,3,4,5-tetrahydropyridine-2,6-dicarboxylate N-succinyltransferase, producing the protein MTQSLEQFIDQAWEQRTEFSPKTAPSDLREAVAKVIAELNDGTLRVAQKIDGDWVVNQWIKKAVLLSFRLEDNLPMPAGANMQFYDKVPTKFANYTADDFAKGGFRVVPPAVARHGSFIGKNVVLMPSFVNIGAYVDEGTMVDAWATVGSCAQIGKNVHLSGGVGIGGVLEPMQANPTIIEDNCFIGARSEIVEGVIVEENSVISMGVYIGQSTKIYDRATGEVTYGRIPSGSVVVSGNLPSPDGKYSLYCAVIVKRVDAKTRAKTGINELLRDA; encoded by the coding sequence ATGACGCAATCTCTAGAACAATTTATCGATCAAGCCTGGGAACAACGCACCGAATTTTCCCCGAAAACCGCGCCGTCCGACTTGCGCGAAGCTGTCGCTAAAGTCATCGCCGAATTAAATGATGGCACGCTACGCGTTGCCCAAAAAATCGATGGCGACTGGGTAGTCAACCAATGGATCAAAAAAGCCGTTCTGCTGTCGTTCCGCCTGGAAGACAATTTGCCGATGCCTGCTGGCGCAAACATGCAGTTCTATGACAAAGTACCTACCAAATTCGCCAATTACACTGCCGACGATTTCGCTAAAGGCGGCTTTCGCGTAGTCCCGCCAGCGGTCGCACGTCACGGTAGTTTCATCGGCAAAAACGTCGTTCTGATGCCTTCTTTTGTCAACATCGGCGCGTATGTCGATGAAGGCACAATGGTTGATGCATGGGCGACGGTCGGTTCCTGCGCGCAAATCGGCAAGAACGTCCATTTGTCCGGCGGCGTGGGTATCGGCGGCGTATTAGAGCCAATGCAAGCCAACCCTACGATCATTGAAGACAACTGCTTCATCGGCGCGCGTTCAGAAATCGTAGAAGGCGTCATCGTCGAAGAAAACTCGGTCATTTCGATGGGCGTATACATCGGCCAATCGACCAAAATTTATGATCGCGCCACCGGGGAAGTCACCTATGGCCGTATTCCGTCCGGTTCGGTCGTAGTTTCTGGTAACTTGCCATCTCCTGATGGCAAATATAGCTTGTACTGTGCCGTTATCGTGAAGCGTGTCGATGCTAAAACACGTGCTAAAACCGGCATCAACGAATTGCTGCGCGACGCCTAA
- the dapC gene encoding succinyldiaminopimelate transaminase has product MNPLLDRLQTYPFEKLKALFSDVTPNPAYKPISLGIGEPKHPTPTFIRQALADNLDGLATYPSTVGTETLRKAIAGWLERRYNLPAFNPATQILPVNGSREALFALAQTVVDPSEHDALVMCPNPFYQIYEGAAYLSGAQPYFVNSDPARNFLPDYSSVPEDVWARVKLLYLCSPGNPTGAVLTLNDWKELFALSDRYGFVIAADECYSEIYFKPEAPLGSLEAAHALGREGYPRLITFSSLSKRSNVPGMRSGFVAGDAAILKKFLLYRTYHGAAMSPSIQSASIAAWNDETHVAENRAKYITKFQQVTPLLQEVLDVALPDAGFYLWAKVDKLTTISDVDFAKRLYAEYNVTVLPGSYLARDAHGTNPGQQRIRMALVAEVDECLEAAQRIVQFVRGL; this is encoded by the coding sequence GTGAATCCACTACTAGACCGGTTGCAAACGTATCCTTTCGAAAAGCTGAAGGCACTTTTTTCCGATGTCACACCGAATCCGGCTTATAAACCGATCAGTCTGGGCATAGGCGAACCCAAACATCCAACGCCGACGTTTATCCGCCAGGCCTTAGCCGACAATCTCGATGGCCTCGCAACTTATCCAAGCACTGTCGGCACCGAGACGCTGCGTAAGGCCATCGCAGGATGGCTGGAACGCCGCTATAACTTGCCGGCGTTTAATCCCGCCACCCAAATTCTGCCAGTCAACGGCTCGCGTGAAGCGTTGTTCGCGCTGGCGCAAACGGTGGTTGATCCATCTGAGCACGATGCGCTGGTGATGTGTCCAAACCCGTTTTATCAAATCTACGAAGGCGCGGCCTATTTATCCGGCGCGCAGCCGTATTTCGTCAATTCAGACCCGGCCCGCAATTTTTTGCCGGATTACAGCAGCGTGCCGGAAGACGTCTGGGCGCGGGTCAAGTTATTGTATTTATGCTCACCGGGCAATCCTACCGGCGCAGTGCTGACACTGAACGACTGGAAAGAGTTATTCGCCTTATCGGATCGCTATGGTTTTGTGATCGCCGCCGATGAATGCTATTCTGAAATCTACTTCAAACCCGAAGCACCACTCGGCAGTCTCGAAGCGGCCCATGCTCTGGGACGCGAAGGCTACCCGCGCCTGATTACGTTCTCAAGCTTATCCAAGCGCTCAAACGTACCGGGTATGCGCTCAGGCTTCGTCGCCGGCGATGCCGCTATTTTGAAGAAATTTTTGCTGTATCGCACCTATCACGGTGCCGCGATGAGCCCGTCTATTCAGTCCGCATCTATTGCTGCCTGGAACGATGAAACCCACGTTGCCGAAAATCGTGCCAAATACATCACTAAATTTCAGCAAGTCACACCGCTGCTTCAAGAAGTCCTTGACGTTGCGCTACCCGACGCAGGGTTTTACCTCTGGGCTAAAGTCGATAAACTCACAACCATCTCGGATGTGGATTTCGCCAAGCGCCTGTATGCCGAATATAATGTCACCGTATTGCCGGGCAGCTATCTGGCACGCGACGCTCACGGCACTAATCCAGGGCAGCAACGCATTCGAATGGCGCTGGTCGCCGAAGTGGATGAATGTCTGGAAGCTGCGCAACGAATAGTGCAGTTTGTACGCGGACTCTGA